In a genomic window of candidate division WOR-3 bacterium:
- a CDS encoding radical SAM protein: MAFARNSNKVSVRIRRCRSALNRTGIPGADYCVNPYLGCTHNCLYCYASFKLKYSGIREPWGTFVEAKINLPDVLKRQARKPGTVLLGTVCDPYQPAEREFQLSRQALSILGERGYSVEVMTKSDLVLRDIDLLSRFPGFSVELTITTLDEKAARAFEPGAPAPKPRLQAVRQLVRAGVQTTVFIGPLLPGISDSPEQIQELLLAVKDAGAHRVLFDRLNYLPQKIVRLRPVIETQFHASAPVWNFALTEPEQYSATLRNRILQALADSGLEGRIIF; encoded by the coding sequence ATGGCATTCGCCCGCAACAGCAATAAAGTCTCGGTCCGGATTCGACGATGTCGTTCCGCGCTCAACCGGACCGGCATCCCGGGTGCCGATTACTGTGTCAACCCTTACCTCGGCTGCACCCATAACTGCCTTTACTGCTATGCCAGTTTCAAGCTCAAATACTCCGGCATCCGCGAACCCTGGGGCACATTTGTGGAAGCCAAGATCAACCTGCCGGATGTTCTGAAAAGGCAGGCAAGAAAACCGGGGACCGTTCTCTTGGGAACGGTATGTGACCCTTATCAGCCGGCAGAGCGGGAGTTTCAGCTCAGCCGGCAGGCGCTGTCAATTCTGGGCGAACGGGGCTATAGTGTGGAAGTTATGACCAAGTCAGACCTCGTGCTGCGCGATATTGATCTCCTCTCAAGATTTCCCGGCTTCAGCGTCGAGCTGACCATCACCACGCTGGATGAAAAAGCCGCCCGGGCTTTCGAACCGGGGGCGCCGGCTCCGAAACCGAGATTACAGGCGGTAAGACAGCTTGTCCGGGCTGGCGTTCAGACAACCGTTTTCATCGGACCGCTGCTGCCCGGAATTTCCGACTCTCCGGAGCAGATTCAGGAACTACTGCTGGCGGTGAAAGATGCAGGTGCACACCGGGTGCTGTTTGACAGGTTAAACTACCTGCCGCAGAAAATAGTCCGGCTCAGACCGGTAATTGAAACGCAGTTTCATGCCTCCGCACCGGTCTGGAATTTCGCCTTAACAGAACCGGAACAGTATTCAGCCACACTCCGGAACCGGATTCTCCAGGCGCTCGCCGATTCCGGTCTGGAGGGACGAATTATCTTCTGA
- a CDS encoding phosphopentomutase, which translates to MKVPRVLIIVLDGVGCGELPDADRFNDCGSNTLKNLAQAVGGLNLPNLTRLGLGNVIEIAGVPAQRNPQAAFGMMAEKSAGKDSTTGHWEIAGVITAEPFPVFPNGFPQELIQEFERRINRRVLGNVAASGTEIINRLGEEHLRTGSPIVYTSADSVFQIAAHVDVIPVEELYRYARIARELLTGPYRVARVIARPFAGRPGGFYRTPQRRDFSCPPPQPTLLDKVQVAGMEVVAIGKIDELFAGRGITRGFHSVNNSDCAEYTLQVIGESFAGLVFVNLVQFDMDWGHRNDPGGFAHGLEEFDHMLKEIISQLKEDDLLFITADHGCDPTTSSTDHSREYVPLLVYGSMVRSGVNLGVRETFADLGQTAAEYLGVEPLAAGTSFLREIKQGEAGN; encoded by the coding sequence ATGAAAGTCCCCCGGGTCCTGATAATTGTACTGGATGGGGTCGGGTGTGGCGAACTTCCGGATGCAGACCGATTTAACGATTGCGGTTCCAATACGCTAAAGAATCTGGCTCAGGCGGTGGGGGGACTTAATCTGCCCAACCTTACCCGGCTCGGACTGGGGAATGTCATTGAGATTGCCGGTGTGCCGGCACAGCGTAATCCACAGGCGGCATTCGGAATGATGGCGGAGAAATCAGCGGGCAAGGATTCAACTACGGGGCACTGGGAGATTGCCGGTGTCATTACCGCCGAGCCATTTCCGGTTTTCCCGAACGGATTTCCTCAGGAACTGATTCAGGAATTTGAACGCCGGATTAACCGGCGGGTGCTGGGTAATGTGGCAGCATCAGGGACGGAGATCATCAATCGCCTTGGAGAGGAGCATCTGAGGACCGGCAGTCCGATTGTGTATACTTCAGCCGACAGCGTGTTTCAGATTGCTGCTCATGTTGATGTTATTCCTGTGGAGGAACTTTACCGCTATGCCCGGATTGCCCGTGAGCTGTTAACCGGTCCTTACCGCGTTGCCCGGGTAATCGCCCGTCCCTTTGCCGGCAGACCCGGCGGATTTTACCGCACCCCCCAGCGCCGGGATTTTTCCTGTCCGCCCCCGCAGCCGACCCTGCTGGACAAAGTGCAGGTTGCCGGTATGGAGGTTGTAGCCATCGGCAAAATTGACGAACTTTTCGCCGGCCGGGGAATCACCCGCGGTTTCCACTCGGTGAACAATTCTGATTGTGCTGAATATACACTTCAGGTAATAGGGGAGAGTTTTGCCGGACTGGTGTTTGTAAATCTGGTGCAGTTTGACATGGACTGGGGGCACAGGAATGACCCAGGCGGGTTTGCTCACGGGCTGGAGGAGTTTGATCATATGCTGAAAGAAATCATTTCCCAGCTGAAGGAAGATGACCTTCTTTTTATTACCGCTGATCATGGCTGCGATCCAACAACATCCTCGACTGATCATTCCCGGGAGTATGTGCCACTCTTGGTTTACGGTTCAATGGTAAGGTCCGGAGTGAATCTTGGAGTAAGAGAGACGTTTGCCGACTTGGGGCAGACCGCAGCCGAATATCTCGGGGTTGAACCGCTTGCTGCCGGTACCAGTTTTCTCAGGGAGATCAAGCAGGGTGAAGCCGGGAATTAA
- the serS gene encoding serine--tRNA ligase — MDLKFVREQPDEVRRILTLRRSPLSIDEILQLDTERRHLVTKRDELRRQQKEISAAIARLKQNKQEDAELLKRARELSDSIKTLEQKVEEIENRQETLVKLLPNRVHPSVTGEEEIVASWGEPPQFDFQPLTHWDLGPALGILDFETAARLAGSRFVLFRGDGARLERALINFFLDTAVRKYGYTEISPPVLANKSTLEAAGQLPHLESEMYRIETDELYLVPTAEPQLVSYYREETLAEENLPLKMVAYTPCFRREAGSYGRDVRGMIRIHQFDKVELVRLTCPDRSYQDLEEMRSEAEDLLQALGLPYRVKRLAAWDIAFQSAKTYDLEVWAAGVGRWLEVSSISNCEDFQTRRGRIRVRSRDGRSYYPHALNGSALALPRTFIAIIENYQQADGSIIIPEVLRPYMMGQERLT, encoded by the coding sequence ATGGATCTCAAGTTTGTCCGCGAACAGCCGGATGAGGTGCGCCGGATTCTGACGCTGCGCCGCAGTCCGCTGTCAATTGACGAAATCCTTCAGCTTGATACTGAGCGCCGTCACCTCGTGACCAAGCGGGATGAACTGCGCCGCCAGCAGAAGGAAATTTCTGCTGCCATTGCCCGGCTCAAGCAGAACAAACAGGAGGATGCCGAACTGCTGAAAAGAGCCCGGGAGCTTTCGGATAGCATTAAAACGCTTGAGCAGAAAGTCGAAGAAATTGAAAATCGGCAGGAGACGCTTGTAAAACTTTTACCCAACCGGGTTCATCCTTCAGTAACCGGGGAAGAAGAAATTGTTGCCAGCTGGGGTGAACCACCGCAGTTTGACTTTCAGCCGCTGACACACTGGGACCTGGGACCGGCACTGGGAATTCTGGACTTTGAAACCGCCGCCCGGCTGGCAGGTTCCCGGTTTGTGCTGTTCCGGGGTGATGGTGCCCGGCTGGAGCGGGCACTGATCAACTTCTTCCTTGACACTGCGGTCCGGAAGTACGGTTATACCGAAATCTCACCACCGGTGCTTGCTAACAAATCAACACTGGAAGCTGCCGGTCAGCTGCCCCATCTCGAATCGGAAATGTACCGGATTGAAACCGATGAACTTTATCTGGTCCCCACTGCTGAACCGCAGCTTGTATCATACTATCGGGAAGAAACGCTGGCAGAGGAAAATCTGCCCCTGAAAATGGTCGCCTATACCCCGTGTTTCCGCCGGGAGGCCGGTTCCTATGGCCGGGATGTGCGCGGGATGATCAGAATCCACCAGTTTGACAAAGTCGAGCTGGTACGGCTCACCTGCCCGGACCGTTCCTATCAGGATCTGGAGGAGATGCGCAGTGAGGCGGAAGATCTGCTCCAGGCACTGGGTCTCCCCTACCGTGTAAAAAGGCTGGCAGCCTGGGATATCGCCTTTCAGTCAGCAAAAACCTACGACCTTGAAGTCTGGGCTGCCGGTGTCGGACGGTGGCTTGAGGTCTCCTCAATCTCCAACTGCGAGGATTTCCAGACTCGGCGTGGCAGAATCCGGGTCCGGAGCCGTGACGGCAGAAGTTATTACCCGCATGCGCTCAACGGCTCTGCGCTTGCCCTGCCCCGGACCTTCATCGCCATTATTGAAAATTATCAGCAGGCGGACGGTTCGATTATCATCCCGGAAGTCCTGCGACCGTATATGATGGGTCAGGAGCGCCTTACCTGA
- a CDS encoding ABC transporter substrate-binding protein, with the protein MRYWLLTLLFTISILAPACRSGSEKVKVKFWHAMGGEAQKTLKLMVEEFERENPDIKIELVGMGNYDALAQKLLGAVAVQNPPTIAQMYENWTTQLYAAGQLEFLEDYILGPEGLDSSEIADIYPGLLENNRWDGKILTLPFNKSVPVYYYNVELLRQAGYDSFPRTWSEFRQMCRKLLRRNPDGTIATWATANGTDIWIFGSMLLQRGGRFLSQEDGEPEFNSPLGVEVLSFQLDLIFRDSIQTTATGRNPMEEFLVGRIATITGSSTWRAPIAGQEKFPVGMAPIPVEGKPAAIIYGTNIGMFKKASPAEKKAAWRFIKWFIAPKQQVKWSLGTWYVPIHRSCLDDPQLQERFATTPGLLAAYRQLEYGVFEPRGLKWLAGRKALVEELEAATLGAKTPKQALDDAARRYRQQ; encoded by the coding sequence ATGCGCTACTGGCTGCTGACCTTACTTTTTACAATCTCAATCCTTGCGCCTGCCTGTCGTTCCGGAAGTGAAAAGGTAAAGGTAAAGTTCTGGCATGCGATGGGGGGAGAAGCCCAGAAAACACTCAAACTGATGGTTGAGGAGTTTGAGCGGGAAAATCCGGATATCAAGATTGAGCTCGTAGGAATGGGAAACTATGATGCACTGGCACAGAAACTGCTGGGTGCGGTTGCGGTCCAGAATCCGCCCACTATTGCCCAGATGTATGAAAACTGGACTACCCAGCTTTACGCCGCAGGTCAGCTCGAATTTCTTGAGGATTACATCCTGGGACCGGAAGGCTTGGACAGTTCTGAAATTGCTGATATCTATCCGGGTCTGCTGGAAAACAATCGCTGGGACGGAAAAATCCTTACCCTGCCGTTCAACAAAAGTGTCCCGGTTTACTACTACAATGTTGAACTGCTCCGACAGGCAGGCTACGACTCATTTCCCCGCACCTGGTCCGAATTCCGCCAGATGTGCCGGAAACTGCTGCGCCGGAATCCTGACGGCACGATCGCAACTTGGGCAACCGCCAACGGTACCGATATCTGGATTTTCGGTTCCATGCTCCTCCAGCGCGGCGGCAGATTTCTCAGCCAGGAGGATGGCGAACCGGAATTCAACAGCCCGCTCGGCGTTGAGGTGCTTTCCTTTCAGCTTGACCTGATATTCCGGGACAGTATCCAGACTACTGCCACCGGCAGAAACCCGATGGAAGAATTTCTTGTCGGCAGAATCGCCACCATCACCGGCAGCTCCACCTGGCGCGCCCCGATTGCCGGACAGGAAAAATTTCCCGTCGGCATGGCACCGATTCCGGTGGAAGGTAAACCCGCCGCCATCATCTATGGCACAAACATCGGCATGTTCAAGAAGGCTTCACCGGCAGAAAAAAAGGCGGCTTGGCGGTTTATCAAATGGTTCATTGCTCCGAAACAGCAGGTAAAATGGTCGCTGGGCACGTGGTATGTGCCGATTCACCGTTCCTGTCTTGACGATCCGCAACTTCAGGAGCGCTTTGCCACCACGCCGGGACTGCTTGCCGCCTACCGGCAGCTCGAATACGGAGTTTTCGAGCCCCGGGGCTTGAAGTGGCTTGCCGGCAGAAAAGCGCTGGTGGAAGAACTGGAGGCGGCGACACTGGGAGCAAAAACTCCGAAACAGGCTCTGGATGATGCCGCCCGGCGCTACCGGCAGCAGTAA
- a CDS encoding cytidine deaminase, producing MKPGINAGAIRRLLTAAQRALRRAYAPYSGFPVGAAVLAADGRVYAGANVENSSYGLTVCAERIAVFKAVNAGVRQIKAILVYTPTDNFTPPCGACLQVLSEFANEAVIILACRQGVRQLKLSDLLPLQFRLK from the coding sequence GTGAAGCCGGGAATTAATGCAGGTGCGATCAGGAGGCTGCTGACCGCTGCTCAGCGGGCGTTACGGCGTGCCTATGCCCCCTATTCGGGGTTTCCGGTTGGTGCAGCGGTGCTCGCCGCTGATGGCAGGGTTTATGCTGGCGCCAATGTGGAGAACAGTTCCTACGGCTTGACCGTATGTGCGGAACGGATTGCGGTTTTTAAGGCGGTAAACGCTGGGGTGCGTCAGATTAAGGCAATCTTGGTATATACGCCCACCGACAACTTTACACCCCCGTGCGGTGCGTGTCTGCAGGTATTAAGTGAATTTGCAAACGAGGCGGTGATAATCCTTGCCTGCCGGCAGGGGGTCAGACAGCTGAAATTAAGTGATCTGTTGCCCCTGCAGTTTCGGTTGAAATAA
- a CDS encoding FlgD immunoglobulin-like domain containing protein, which yields MKRGFFILLLLTAVLSAQPFHCDWEVVAAGGGILAGDYRCGATIGQTATGRITGPNLLALIGFWQPEPATGLEERQQFDQQAVSPLVTRLYQPAPNPFLRRTVICYSLAEAGPVSLQILDLSGRVVRTLVNAIQKPGVYRLVWDGQDQSGRVLAGGVYFCRFCAGAHRQTVKLLFGR from the coding sequence ATGAAGCGGGGTTTTTTCATCCTGTTACTGCTCACAGCGGTTCTCTCTGCCCAGCCCTTTCACTGCGACTGGGAGGTGGTGGCAGCAGGTGGCGGTATACTTGCCGGTGATTACCGCTGTGGTGCCACCATCGGTCAGACCGCCACCGGCAGAATCACCGGTCCGAACCTGCTGGCGCTCATCGGCTTCTGGCAGCCGGAGCCGGCGACCGGGCTGGAGGAAAGACAGCAGTTTGACCAGCAGGCGGTGTCGCCGCTGGTGACCCGGCTTTACCAGCCCGCACCCAACCCGTTTCTCCGCCGGACGGTCATCTGCTACTCGCTGGCAGAGGCGGGTCCGGTCAGTCTGCAGATCCTTGACCTTTCCGGCAGAGTGGTGCGGACACTGGTGAACGCAATACAGAAGCCGGGTGTCTACCGTCTGGTCTGGGATGGTCAGGATCAGTCGGGCAGAGTGCTTGCCGGCGGGGTCTATTTCTGCCGGTTCTGTGCCGGTGCTCACCGCCAGACGGTCAAACTGCTCTTCGGACGCTGA